The Malus sylvestris chromosome 3, drMalSylv7.2, whole genome shotgun sequence genomic sequence GAGctgcttgaatttgatgaatAGCCATTAGCCAGGGTTTGATACTCCACTTCTTCCAACGTTAACCCAGAATTGAGATTGTGAACTTTCTTGTTGGATGTCAGAGGAGGTTTGCTACATCAGTGTATCTGGACCTGCGTTTTCATCAACAAATAGGTATTTTCTTTCCAAAGTATTGTCTTCTGTCTTTTTGAGCTGCCGATGGGTTTACACTAACATACATATTATTTCTCTTCACCCTCATGCTACCCTACTAATAGTTCTTCCAGGCATCACATACACGGTTTGGtgtttcaaagaaaagaaagagataaaAATGATGTACAATGGAGCATCAGGATTACAGGTTGCATCAGGCATTCAGGAGAGTCACAAATCAGATCTGCTTAGTTCAGTGGTCTTAATTTCTTGCCAAGTGACAATCAGGTTTGATCAGTGAACTTGAAACTGAAAGTGCTTCACAAAGATAATTTGAGTTATTTAATTTGTACACATTTGTGATATGAATTTTCAATGCACATTTTTACATGAATGGAATATCGCTTTATTTCATAGGATAATCATCAGAACTTGCATATGAAGACTTGAGTATATAGTCACCTACTGCAGCTGCTTCAAAGCATTAAGCCAAGGAAGAATTCCTGCTCTAGTCCCAAATTTCGTAATCCTAACCCTAGAAGAGTACTGATccacaaaatttgaattttctgtTTAAGATGGTGGCATATTCCTGAAAAACAAATAGAGCAAGATAAACTTGTGAAACCATAGACCAGAACATGTTCAAAGAAAAAAGCTGCTGGATGAAAATATTGGTAAAAAAGATTGAATAAGATCAGCATGTTTGTATTTACATAAGTATCTTTCTTACCTGAGTTCATATCATCTTCTTGTGACTTTATGAGTTGTTGTGGCTTGGTTGGTTCCTTTGGAGTTGCATTTTCCATAAATAAAGCTCtttgacatctcatttttcCTAGGCCCGGTCTTATCCCTTCAGCAGACCTCTTAAATAGCGTGTCCGAGTCTTCTTTTCCACAATCTTCCTCACATATTGCGGTACACAATTGTTGACAGCATGACTTTAGTTCTATTCTCAAAACTGAGATACTAGACTCTTTTCTTGAGTCCAAAACGCTATAAGCTGAATTGGTGGTAGAAATTTGGCACCAATTACTATCACCTGACAAGGAACTGTCTGAGCATTCTGTTTCACCAAGTAGTGCCTGCGTTGTGGATGAAGCGTGGACCCCATTATCATCTTGATTCAAATGAGAACTGCTGCACCAAATATCAGATGGATATATAGTGTTGCATATGTGTTTCTCCATTGGCATGCCATCAAGTTTATCTTTTATATAGTTACATCTTGAGGAAATACTGTCATAATCCTTCAAATTTGTGGGAGTTTTATTAATAACCACTTCTTGCACGGACCTCTGAGATCCCTCCACACAAGCATGCTTCTCCAATTTGTTGTGGTTGATAATCTGTTTCGttgcaaacttgtaattatggACTTTCTTATCTTGCAAATTGTCTGTTTCTTTCTGTCCATTACATATATGTTTCTTCTCTGGGGTAGGAATGGCTGGAATCCATTTGTTCCTGTGAAAGTGACTCCTGGTAACATTTGCATTGTTATTTAAGAGTAACCACTTATCAACATAGGGTTTAGGTGATGCTTCCTGTCCTGGTAGCACAACCTCTTTAGTATCGGACTCTGATAGATCCTGACTGTATTCTGTTTCACAATCTGCACTACTTTTCACCTTCAAAGCCACTAAACAGCTATTTCTGGAAATACTGCATTCTGAGTTGCTTTCTGAAGTACCCTTTAAGGGGAAATTCACAGAATTCGCATGATGGTCCATTGGCCTTCTCCTTTTTGCAGGAACTCTCACTGTTTCTTCAGAAGTTAGGTGTTCCAGTCCAGATTTTCTTCGACTGCAAACAGTAGGCCTCATAAACCTTGGTACCTGCGATAATGGAGCTGCTGCAATATTTCTAGTCTTGTTCCTACTAATTTCAAGATTAGGTTGGGGCCGTTCGTTATATTTATATAAATGGTAAGCATCCAGTTGCTCACCGAAAGATGGGGATGTCCCTGTTAATTTATCCAATTCCTCAGTTAACTTCTTGATACTCGTTCTAGCTTCTTGGCGCTCAGCTTCAATCAGTTTAATCTTTTGTTGCAGATCGATCATTGCAACTTCCTTCTCCCTTTCTACCTGATTTCAGTTTTTCCCAGTCATTATAAAGGTACCAGAGTTCACAATTTATAATTGAAACAAAAAGGCACTTGAATTCTTGAAGTAAAGTAACCAGGTAATTCAGAAAACTGATTAGGTTTTGTTGTGTAATGTCTCTGTTTTGAGTATCCATGTGGATATGGttaattctttttcttctagtttttggttgaaatgatcaattcatttatcaaatgaaTCCTGACAACCAATATGCTTATTTATGGTTTAAATGTTTACTTTGTCATATTTAATCTCTCTTTACAAAGGGTTactaaactatctaattgttttaTAGAGAACAGATTGTCACATTTACTTACAGTCGAATCTGTTTTCCCTAGATGAACGCTTCTCACCCTAGTCGCAAAATTCAAAGAACACACTGTTTCACAGAGATCTTCTTCATTAGGACTGATATGGACAAGCATTAGAGTTTTTGAGTCCTGTCCTGAGAATAAAATAAATCAATAGTTAAACCATGCTGATATAACTATAAAAAGTAGAAATAATTTATATGTGAAGCATGCATAAAAATGTTATGTATATCTGAAAATGAAATTCTTGCCATCTCTGGCGGTGGCTTTTTCTTAAAATAGTTTCCATGATGGATATAACTATTTGATGTATGCATATAGTTTACTCCAAGAGACTCGTTAGTGGTGGCAGAACAATATTGTAGTAAAATTTGGAGTAGGGCACAATCTTTTTTTCATAAATAAGTAGGGCATGTTCTTGTCTCTTGGTCATTACAAATAAGGATGACACTGGAGTCCGGTGAGGTAAAAGGTATTACCAAGGGAATCCTTAAGAACCTGCGTCAGCTTGCTATTCCTGTCATTAGTGAAAAATGAATCAGTTATCATTTAGGGATGAGTTCATAATGTTGCAGCAGATTTAGTAATTACTAATTAGCCATACAAGACAAGTAAATATTAACTGCTGAGGTGTTATATCATATTAGTTATTACATAAAAAGAAGCTGAAGAGTAGAAAATTTGTTAGTATCTTAATCACACCAAGAGTGATCTTTGAGAGATTTAATTTCTCAATCAAGTTGGAGGGTAtagcttcaataaaaaaataacacaaaGGGACATCTACTACCGACCCCAAGTAGTAGGGATCAATGAACAATGATTAATTGTATTTCTGTTACCTATAAGGTACATGGCTTTTTCTATTTTGAAGGGCACTGATGACATCTCCAAGAGAGGAAAGTGACAAGTTAATGGCCTTTCCTTCTTCTAGTCTTCTACCCCATGCCTTTGTTTTCAACAAACGCTCGCTTCCTCCAAGATCAACAAACCAAACTTTATTTGTTTCCCTTCGCCTCTCAGGTGCTCCACTACATGTGATTGATATGCGAATCAAGCTACCAAAACAGgaacataaagttttagaaaCATAATAATATTGTTTCTAGATACCAAGTTCCAAAACCAGTAACCAGAGCTGAAGACATACTAAGTCAGCAAGTTTCTTATTATAGAAAGTGGTTACCAGTGTGATCTGCTGGAAGTACTGTTACAATTTGTTGATGCAGTTGACCTGAACCGGCACCCTAGTTTATATAGTTTCAAAGCTTGGTTGAAGTCACTCACTTGAATAGCCACAAGGTTTTCAATTTCAATCCCACCATTTGGATCTGATTGGATTGATAGGCTGTTGAAGTAAAAGTAGGATTACTCTATAAGGCAATGTTTAGCACTGCTAACAAATCGAACTTAACCCAGTAAATTTTACATGTATTTAAGAGACCATGAGAGGTTTAATTGAGCGAAATTAGCTTCCATCGTTTCCTCCTCTTGACGGGAATTAGCTATACCTGACAGTTAGTGCTGCCTCTGAAAATTTTTCTTCTCCCACTTTTGCTTTGAAATTCTTTGACTAATAAAGAATCGTGCTACTTCAAGCATATAGACTTGGGACTAATTATTTGATGCGGTCATATTTTCAGACATGATATGGCAGGTATGGAATTCCTCACCCTCCTCCAATATAGTGAAGAAAGAGGTCAAACTAAGTTCATTGAACTTGGTCAAATTTGTAAACTCTAGAATGTTACAGGAGGTATAAGTTATAACAAGTTGGTACGAGAACATATTAATCATCTTCACCTATGTTATTTTTTTAAGCTGCCACCATACACGAAAAGCTTACGCACTTAAGAATGGGCCAACAATGTATATCAAGCTAACTTCCCTCACATGTAGACTTGGAGAGGGAGACAATTGCAGATATGGAGAAACATATAGGTGCAGCTCCATCATGCACCTTGCAAGCTCCATCATGTACCTTGCAAGTCAACAGACAAGTGGGGAATGGTTATTGGAGGTTTCAAACTCACAGCCTCCTACAACCAGAAATAGGATACCTACTAGAGAATCACTCTGAAGGCTTAAATGGACTATAGAGAGGAGGAACATTGAGAAAAATAtcagattttggtcatctttatgGATATCTCTCTGATATTCCTCTAGATTGTAAGGCTGCAGACTGCGATGTGTTAG encodes the following:
- the LOC126615544 gene encoding kinesin-like protein KIN-14T isoform X2, which gives rise to MRKVMASRDPSHHSLSETIHSLLGLKSHLTSTWVQSVCDIITNLPPHCPQPQGQPTDLTTTNLETDTSSDAASKIRDELAILTAHMNEFNKRRRQVLNEFLNLKGNIRVLCRIRPIAIGENFGRFRPVVALDSSNVLLRLTDSKNKSYSFDNVFRPGSSQDEVFSEVEPVIKSALDGYNACIFAYGQTGTGKTFTMEGTPEFPGVVPRAIEALFRQAVDSNHVFLFSFSMLEIYMGNLRDLLISHPTKAMDPLPPCLIRISITCSGAPERRRETNKVWFVDLGGSERLLKTKAWGRRLEEGKAINLSLSSLGDVISALQNRKSHVPYRNSKLTQVLKDSLGQDSKTLMLVHISPNEEDLCETVCSLNFATRVRSVHLGKTDSTVEREKEVAMIDLQQKIKLIEAERQEARTSIKKLTEELDKLTGTSPSFGEQLDAYHLYKYNERPQPNLEISRNKTRNIAAAPLSQVPRFMRPTVCSRRKSGLEHLTSEETVRVPAKRRRPMDHHANSVNFPLKGTSESNSECSISRNSCLVALKVKSSADCETEYSQDLSESDTKEVVLPGQEASPKPYVDKWLLLNNNANVTRSHFHRNKWIPAIPTPEKKHICNGQKETDNLQDKKVHNYKFATKQIINHNKLEKHACVEGSQRSVQEVVINKTPTNLKDYDSISSRCNYIKDKLDGMPMEKHICNTIYPSDIWCSSSHLNQDDNGVHASSTTQALLGETECSDSSLSGDSNWCQISTTNSAYSVLDSRKESSISVLRIELKSCCQQLCTAICEEDCGKEDSDTLFKRSAEGIRPGLGKMRCQRALFMENATPKEPTKPQQLIKSQEDDMNSGICHHLKQKIQILWISTLLGLGLRNLGLEQEFFLGLML
- the LOC126615544 gene encoding kinesin-like protein KIN-14T isoform X1 — its product is MRKVMASRDPSHHSLSETIHSLLGLKSHLTSTWVQSVCDIITNLPPHCPQPQGQPTDLTTTNLETDTSSDAASKIRDELAILTAHMNEFNKRRRQVLNEFLNLKGNIRVLCRIRPIAIGENFGRFRPVVALDSSNVLLRLTDSKNKSYSFDNVFRPGSSQDEVFSEVEPVIKSALDGYNACIFAYGQTGTGKTFTMEGTPEFPGVVPRAIEALFRQAVDSNHVFLFSFSMLEIYMGNLRDLLISHPTKAMDPLPPCLSIQSDPNGGIEIENLVAIQVSDFNQALKLYKLGCRFRSTASTNCNSTSSRSHCLIRISITCSGAPERRRETNKVWFVDLGGSERLLKTKAWGRRLEEGKAINLSLSSLGDVISALQNRKSHVPYRNSKLTQVLKDSLGQDSKTLMLVHISPNEEDLCETVCSLNFATRVRSVHLGKTDSTVEREKEVAMIDLQQKIKLIEAERQEARTSIKKLTEELDKLTGTSPSFGEQLDAYHLYKYNERPQPNLEISRNKTRNIAAAPLSQVPRFMRPTVCSRRKSGLEHLTSEETVRVPAKRRRPMDHHANSVNFPLKGTSESNSECSISRNSCLVALKVKSSADCETEYSQDLSESDTKEVVLPGQEASPKPYVDKWLLLNNNANVTRSHFHRNKWIPAIPTPEKKHICNGQKETDNLQDKKVHNYKFATKQIINHNKLEKHACVEGSQRSVQEVVINKTPTNLKDYDSISSRCNYIKDKLDGMPMEKHICNTIYPSDIWCSSSHLNQDDNGVHASSTTQALLGETECSDSSLSGDSNWCQISTTNSAYSVLDSRKESSISVLRIELKSCCQQLCTAICEEDCGKEDSDTLFKRSAEGIRPGLGKMRCQRALFMENATPKEPTKPQQLIKSQEDDMNSGICHHLKQKIQILWISTLLGLGLRNLGLEQEFFLGLML